The nucleotide sequence CGCTCGCCGACCGGGACGAGGACGTCCGCCGCGGCGCCGCGCTCGCGCTTGCGCGCATCGACCCGGAGGGCTGGCTCCGCGCCCCCTCGTGGGAGTCGACGGTCGCGACGATCGAGCGGCTCGTCCCTCTCCTGATGCGCGAGCTCCACGTCCCCGGTGTCTCCATCGCGCTCGTGAAGGACCGGAGGGTCGGCTGGACGAAGGCCTGGGGAGTGACGGACGCGAAGGCCGGGACGCCCGTCACGCCCGAGACGCTCTTCGAGGCGGCGTCGATGACGAAGCCGCTCCTGGCCTGGGCCGTCCTGAAGCTCGTGGAGGAGGGAAAGATCGACCTCGACCGGCCTCTCGCGGACGTCGTCGCGCCGCCGCCGGTCCCGGCCCAGGAAGAGTTTCGGAGGATCACGCCCCGGATGGTCCTCTCCCACACGAGCGGACTGCCGAACTGGCGGAAGGGGGGAGAGGAGCGGGACGGGCCGCTGCCCGTGCTCTTCGAGCCCGGCTCGCGCTTCGGCTACTCCGGCGAGGGGATCTACCAGCTGCAGCGCGTGGTCGAGAAAGTGACGGGCACGCCCCTCGAGGAGCACGCCCGCCGGACGCTCTTCGTCCCGCTCGGGATGGGGCGGACGTCGTTCGCCTGGACCCCGGCCCTCGACACCGGGCTCGCGACCGGCCACGGGGCCGACGGGATTCCGCTCGAGAGGGCGCGCTACCGCCACGCGAACGCGGCCTACTCGCTCGTGACGACGGCGCCCGACTACGCGCGGTTCCTCGCCGCCATCCTCGACCCGGAAAGCGCGGCGCCCTACGGGCCCGCGCGCGTCCTCATCGCCGAGATGCTCCGCCACCAGGTTCGCGCCGACGCGCGGGACCCGATCGAGCGGCCCGGGAGAGCGCGCGGCGGCGCCGTCCACTGGGGCCTCGGGTGGGGCCTGAACGAGACGCCGGGCGGCCAGATCGTCCACCACAGCGGCGCGAACAGCACCGGCTTCCGCTGCTACAGCCAGCTCTCCCCTTCGCGCGGCACGGGCATCGTGATCCTGACGAACGGTCTCGGCGGCGGAGAGCTCTGGACCCGCCTCGTCAGCACGATCGGGGACCTCTGAGGACGACCACCCTCAGAACCGGATCGACTTCGCGATTCAGAACGACGTCGACTTCGTCTCCAGGAATCTCCGCAGGACGCAGAAGAAGGCGTCGGGCCGCTCGAGGTAGACGACGTGGCCCGAACCCTCGATCGGCTCCCAGCGCGCGTCCCGGAAGACCGAGAGGAGCTTCTTCTGCACCCACGGAGGGATCGTCCGGTCCTCGGCGCCGGGGACGACGAGGACCGGGCCCGGAAACGCCGCGTAGCCGGCGAGGTTCCCGTCGAGCGCCTCGAAGAACGGGTCCTGCGCGAGCGTGAGCCGGATGAGCGCGTGCGTCTGGTCCTTGTACCGGTCGTGGAAGCGCGCCCGCAGGACCGGGAGGTTCGCCTTCATGGCGGCGACGAACGCCTCGCCGAAGATCTTCTCGTACATGTAGTGCGTGTAGAGCTCGAAGACCTCGGGGCCGCCGCGGTAGAAGCGGAGGGAGATCTCCTGGTACATCGAGAAGAGCTCCTCGTGCGAGAGGAGGATCCCCGAGAGGGTCAGCGTGTGAAGGCGTTCCGGGTGGAGGCGCGCCACCTCCGCCGCGACGAAGCCCCCGTACGAGACGCCGACGGCGTGGACCCTCTCGATTTCCAGGACGTCGAGGATCTTCGGCAGGTAGCCCGCGAACGCCGGGATCGAGTACGGCTCGTCGGGCGCGGAGGACTGCCCCTGCCCGA is from Holophagales bacterium and encodes:
- a CDS encoding alpha/beta hydrolase is translated as MGDLAPDREGFLQEGDHRIRWEYVGKGDKEAVCLLNGLAMHTRAWFGVLPRLLESYDVVLYDYLGQGQSSAPDEPYSIPAFAGYLPKILDVLEIERVHAVGVSYGGFVAAEVARLHPERLHTLTLSGILLSHEELFSMYQEISLRFYRGGPEVFELYTHYMYEKIFGEAFVAAMKANLPVLRARFHDRYKDQTHALIRLTLAQDPFFEALDGNLAGYAAFPGPVLVVPGAEDRTIPPWVQKKLLSVFRDARWEPIEGSGHVVYLERPDAFFCVLRRFLETKSTSF
- a CDS encoding serine hydrolase, with protein sequence MRPRLSLTAVSAAESLAVLALLAALTASALVAQVPSDGNVAALVASLADPDGSVRERSAAALGNAGAAAVEPLASALADPDPFVAGAAADALARVGAASVPALVRALGDGREKVREGAAIALGKLGETSRDAVPALVRALADPKENVRWTASNALGAVGPGASAALPTLREALADRDEDVRRGAALALARIDPEGWLRAPSWESTVATIERLVPLLMRELHVPGVSIALVKDRRVGWTKAWGVTDAKAGTPVTPETLFEAASMTKPLLAWAVLKLVEEGKIDLDRPLADVVAPPPVPAQEEFRRITPRMVLSHTSGLPNWRKGGEERDGPLPVLFEPGSRFGYSGEGIYQLQRVVEKVTGTPLEEHARRTLFVPLGMGRTSFAWTPALDTGLATGHGADGIPLERARYRHANAAYSLVTTAPDYARFLAAILDPESAAPYGPARVLIAEMLRHQVRADARDPIERPGRARGGAVHWGLGWGLNETPGGQIVHHSGANSTGFRCYSQLSPSRGTGIVILTNGLGGGELWTRLVSTIGDL